The Chryseolinea soli genome contains a region encoding:
- a CDS encoding class I SAM-dependent methyltransferase, whose amino-acid sequence MINRIIRMLKGYAWFKRLNARITYEALAKYIPASDWHFMNYGYVPKDCEHCIDVHATTRQRYSMQMYHYLASKTNIEGKQLLEVGSGRGGGAEYIVRSLKPAFYTGMDIAGSAVTLANKIHVAPNLKFIQGSAEAIPLVDNSIDVVINVESCHGYGCVPTFLSEVKRVLKPGGYLLLVDFRNSVENMKIFKDQLQTTGMECVEEENISANVISAIEAEDETKKEMIRKLIPAKWQKLFGEFAGIVGSPFHTTLKDGVRQYYRFVLRKAAA is encoded by the coding sequence ATGATCAATCGCATAATTCGCATGCTCAAGGGCTATGCATGGTTCAAGCGCTTAAATGCACGCATCACCTACGAAGCGCTGGCCAAATACATTCCCGCTTCCGACTGGCATTTCATGAACTACGGCTACGTTCCCAAGGACTGCGAGCATTGCATCGATGTTCATGCCACCACCCGCCAGCGCTATTCCATGCAGATGTATCACTACCTGGCTTCGAAAACGAATATAGAGGGCAAACAATTGCTGGAAGTCGGCAGCGGCCGGGGAGGAGGAGCTGAATACATTGTGCGTTCGCTGAAGCCCGCTTTCTACACCGGCATGGACATCGCCGGCAGCGCCGTGACCCTCGCCAACAAGATCCACGTCGCACCCAATCTGAAGTTCATCCAGGGCAGCGCCGAAGCCATTCCACTCGTCGACAATTCGATCGACGTGGTCATCAACGTAGAGTCCTGCCACGGCTACGGCTGTGTGCCGACGTTTTTATCGGAAGTAAAGCGCGTGCTAAAGCCGGGTGGCTATTTGTTGCTGGTCGATTTTAGAAACTCCGTCGAAAACATGAAGATCTTCAAGGACCAGCTTCAAACCACGGGCATGGAGTGTGTGGAAGAAGAAAACATCAGCGCGAACGTGATCAGCGCCATCGAGGCCGAAGACGAAACCAAAAAGGAAATGATCCGCAAGTTGATCCCGGCGAAGTGGCAAAAGCTCTTCGGGGAATTTGCGGGCATCGTTGGGTCTCCCTTCCATACCACGCTTAAAGATGGCGTGCGCCAATATTATCGGTTTGTGCTGCGGAAAGCGGCTGCCTGA
- a CDS encoding fatty acid desaturase family protein has translation MNVVCICVVVSLMGSLTLKYAFKGGNGTFYKLLKEKVDDYFTESKLHPAGNGKLYVKSALQILSATILYVVLVFFTPVVPLALLLCVALGINLALIGFNVMHEGGHQAFSSNARMNSVSAYFLNVLGGISYYWKIKHNINHHTYTNVEGMDSDIDVKPFMRLHVDQPLRGYHRFQHIYWVVLYGISYLAWIFYEDFVKYFSGKVSVNGEKKALAVREHVVFWFTKVIYLGVYVFIPIVMVGWLSWLLGFLVITIICGLVISVVFQLAHVVGGTHFHSAKGDRGDATQEWAIHQVESTSNFGTSSKSLHWLLGGLNFQIEHHLFPRVSHIHYPAISRLVRDACREAGIVYNEHTSLWKALVSHLHYLWRLGRA, from the coding sequence ATGAACGTAGTTTGCATTTGCGTCGTTGTCTCCTTAATGGGATCTCTTACGTTGAAATACGCCTTTAAAGGTGGCAATGGTACGTTTTATAAATTACTGAAGGAAAAAGTCGACGATTACTTTACGGAGTCAAAACTTCATCCTGCCGGCAATGGGAAATTGTATGTGAAAAGCGCCTTGCAGATACTCTCTGCAACGATTCTGTACGTCGTTCTGGTTTTCTTTACTCCGGTCGTGCCGCTCGCGTTGTTGCTTTGTGTCGCGTTGGGTATTAACCTGGCGTTGATCGGTTTCAATGTGATGCATGAGGGTGGGCACCAGGCGTTCTCTTCGAATGCGCGAATGAACAGTGTTTCGGCCTATTTTCTGAATGTGCTGGGTGGGATCTCGTATTACTGGAAAATCAAACACAACATCAACCATCATACCTACACCAATGTGGAGGGAATGGATTCGGATATCGACGTGAAGCCTTTTATGCGGCTTCATGTGGACCAGCCGCTTCGCGGGTATCATCGTTTTCAACACATCTATTGGGTGGTATTGTATGGCATTTCGTACCTGGCGTGGATCTTTTATGAGGACTTTGTCAAGTATTTCAGTGGCAAGGTCTCTGTGAACGGGGAGAAGAAAGCTTTAGCGGTGAGAGAACATGTTGTTTTCTGGTTCACGAAGGTCATTTATCTCGGCGTCTACGTGTTTATCCCGATCGTGATGGTGGGTTGGCTGTCGTGGCTCCTGGGGTTCCTGGTGATCACGATCATTTGTGGGCTCGTGATCAGCGTGGTGTTCCAATTGGCGCACGTGGTGGGTGGAACGCATTTTCACTCTGCAAAAGGCGATCGCGGTGACGCTACCCAGGAGTGGGCCATTCACCAGGTGGAGTCCACATCGAACTTTGGCACGTCCAGCAAATCGCTGCATTGGTTGCTGGGAGGGCTGAATTTTCAGATAGAACATCATTTATTCCCCAGAGTCAGTCATATTCACTACCCGGCCATCAGCCGTCTGGTGCGCGATGCGTGCCGGGAGGCCGGGATCGTCTACAATGAACACACGTCGCTTTGGAAGGCGCTGGTCTCGCACCTGCACTACCTGTGGCGACTGGGCAGGGCTTGA
- a CDS encoding glutaminase family protein, with product MRFISVFVFVALATTLQAQVNKAPAYPLVTHNPYFSLWSFTDRVNESPTRHWTGKPQPLLGLIKVDGKMYNFLGQPEYPLQDVLPTGETKPYDCRYTEQKPADGWMDPKFDDAAWTVGKAPFGTPEANPATVWSSPEIWVRRTFDFKESTSFEKLLLQLRHDDDVEVYLNGEKVYSCENCWIGDYTTYPVSDAVKSKLVKGKNVLAMHCINPRGNGWIDAGLAKQTSPKELTPATQTAVWVTATQTKYTFQCGPVALDLTFLSPLLMSDLDLLSRPVSYINVSVRSTDNKQHAVQLNISASSNLAVNSWRQPVVAERKGEGGFQWLKAGTVEQPVLKRKGDDVRIDWGYAYAVASDNEKPWQTISTIDELLKGFSSTKPSPGKPSVTGTSLWLNTYFDVGTISSTAVDKTVLLAYDDGEAIQYFNQNLKAWWSKDGATIQQVVSKAWKDFRSIQSACKTFDEKLYADALRAGGEQYARLCVIAYRQAIAAHQLVKSPQGDILFLSKENFSNGSINTVDVTYPSAPLFLVYNPDLLKGMLNGIFYYSESGKWAKPFAAHDLGTYPLANGQTYGEDMPVEESGNMIILTAAIAKAEGNASYARKHWTTLTQWVQFLEKDGFDPGNQLCTDDFAGHLARNANLSVKAIVGIGAYAQLAAALGETATATKYKALAKELATKWMPLAADGDHYTLAFGQPGTWSQKYNLVWDKLLGLELFPKEVYATEVKYYLTKQNAFGLPLDSRKTYTKSDWILWTATLADNRKDFEALVKPIYTFATETPTRVPLSDWHETLDGRQVGFQARSVVGGYFIKLLDK from the coding sequence ATGCGCTTTATATCTGTCTTTGTTTTCGTGGCCCTCGCCACAACCCTTCAGGCCCAGGTAAACAAGGCCCCAGCCTATCCGTTGGTGACCCACAATCCCTACTTCAGCCTGTGGTCGTTCACCGACCGCGTCAACGAAAGCCCTACCCGGCATTGGACGGGCAAGCCGCAGCCGTTGCTGGGGTTGATCAAGGTGGATGGAAAGATGTATAACTTCCTCGGCCAACCCGAATACCCGCTGCAAGACGTGCTGCCCACCGGCGAAACCAAGCCTTACGATTGCCGCTACACCGAACAAAAACCCGCCGACGGCTGGATGGATCCCAAGTTCGACGATGCCGCCTGGACTGTCGGCAAGGCTCCCTTCGGCACACCCGAAGCCAACCCGGCCACCGTCTGGTCCTCGCCCGAGATCTGGGTGCGGCGCACCTTCGACTTTAAAGAAAGCACATCGTTCGAAAAGCTCCTCCTCCAACTCCGTCATGACGACGATGTGGAGGTGTACCTGAACGGCGAGAAAGTATACAGCTGCGAAAATTGTTGGATCGGCGACTACACAACCTATCCCGTGTCCGATGCCGTGAAGAGCAAGCTCGTTAAAGGCAAAAATGTGTTGGCCATGCATTGCATTAACCCAAGAGGAAATGGCTGGATCGACGCCGGCCTGGCCAAACAAACGTCGCCAAAAGAATTGACCCCGGCCACACAGACGGCAGTGTGGGTCACCGCCACGCAAACCAAATACACGTTTCAATGCGGCCCGGTGGCACTGGACCTCACCTTCCTAAGCCCGCTCTTAATGAGCGACCTCGACCTGCTGTCGCGTCCCGTCTCCTACATCAACGTGAGCGTGCGCTCTACCGACAACAAGCAACACGCTGTGCAACTGAACATCAGCGCGTCCTCAAACCTCGCCGTGAACTCGTGGCGCCAGCCGGTGGTGGCCGAGCGCAAAGGGGAGGGAGGCTTTCAATGGTTGAAGGCCGGCACCGTCGAGCAGCCGGTCCTGAAACGGAAGGGCGACGACGTGCGCATCGATTGGGGCTATGCCTATGCCGTGGCCTCCGATAATGAAAAACCGTGGCAAACCATCTCCACGATAGACGAGTTGCTCAAAGGATTTTCATCCACCAAGCCTTCACCCGGCAAACCCTCTGTCACCGGCACATCGCTGTGGCTGAACACATACTTTGATGTGGGCACCATCAGCAGCACCGCCGTTGACAAGACCGTGCTGCTGGCCTACGACGATGGCGAGGCCATCCAATACTTCAACCAAAACCTGAAAGCGTGGTGGAGCAAAGACGGAGCCACGATCCAACAAGTCGTGAGCAAGGCCTGGAAAGATTTTCGGTCCATCCAGTCGGCCTGCAAAACATTTGACGAAAAACTTTATGCCGACGCCTTGCGCGCCGGCGGCGAACAATATGCCAGGCTGTGTGTCATCGCCTACCGCCAGGCCATTGCGGCGCATCAGTTGGTGAAGAGCCCGCAGGGCGACATTCTTTTTCTGTCGAAGGAAAACTTTAGCAACGGGTCGATCAACACGGTAGACGTCACCTATCCCTCGGCGCCGTTGTTCCTGGTCTACAATCCCGATTTGTTGAAGGGAATGCTCAACGGCATTTTCTATTACAGTGAGTCCGGAAAATGGGCCAAGCCTTTCGCGGCCCACGACCTCGGCACCTACCCGTTGGCCAATGGCCAAACCTATGGCGAAGACATGCCCGTGGAAGAGTCGGGCAACATGATCATTCTCACGGCGGCCATCGCCAAAGCCGAAGGCAACGCGTCCTATGCACGCAAGCATTGGACCACCCTAACCCAATGGGTGCAGTTCCTGGAGAAAGACGGCTTCGATCCCGGCAACCAATTGTGCACCGACGATTTTGCGGGCCACCTGGCGCGCAACGCCAACCTGTCGGTGAAAGCCATCGTGGGCATCGGCGCCTATGCGCAGTTGGCCGCAGCACTCGGCGAAACCGCGACCGCCACCAAATACAAGGCTCTGGCAAAAGAGCTGGCCACGAAATGGATGCCCCTCGCCGCCGATGGCGACCACTATACGCTGGCCTTTGGCCAGCCGGGAACCTGGAGCCAGAAATACAACCTGGTGTGGGACAAACTGCTGGGCCTGGAACTGTTCCCCAAAGAAGTCTACGCCACGGAAGTGAAATATTATCTCACCAAACAAAATGCCTTCGGCCTGCCGCTCGACAGCCGCAAGACCTACACCAAATCGGACTGGATCTTGTGGACGGCCACCCTGGCGGATAACCGGAAAGATTTCGAGGCGCTGGTAAAACCCATCTACACCTTTGCCACCGAAACCCCCACGCGGGTGCCGCTGAGCGACTGGCACGAGACCTTGGATGGACGACAAGTCGGGTTCCAGGCCCGTAGCGTGGTGGGTGGATATTTTATAAAATTGCTGGACAAGTAG
- a CDS encoding sigma-70 family RNA polymerase sigma factor — MRQLKISKQITNRESQSLDKYLQEIGKVELISAEVEVELAKRIREGDQVAMEKLTKANLRFVVSVAKQYQNSGLTLGDLINEGNLGLIKAAKRFDETRGFKFISYAVWWIRQSIMQALAEQSRIVRLPLNRVSSLNKISKTFSDLEQKFQREPLPEEMAEVIGVSAQDVQDNLKVAGRHVSMDAPFAQGEDNNSLLDVLSDTNEARPDAGLLSDSLIEEVQRALSTLPARESEVLGMYFGLNSTEAMTLEEIGEKFNLTRERVRQIKEKATRRLKNAARSKTLKSYLG; from the coding sequence ATGAGACAACTAAAGATCAGCAAGCAGATTACCAACCGGGAAAGCCAGTCCCTGGACAAGTATTTACAAGAAATTGGAAAGGTTGAATTGATCAGTGCTGAGGTTGAAGTTGAACTTGCCAAGCGCATCCGCGAAGGTGACCAGGTGGCGATGGAGAAATTGACGAAAGCCAATCTCCGCTTTGTGGTTTCGGTTGCAAAGCAATATCAGAACTCGGGCCTCACGCTGGGCGACCTGATCAATGAAGGTAATTTAGGGCTGATCAAAGCGGCAAAACGGTTTGATGAAACGCGTGGATTCAAGTTTATTTCCTACGCGGTTTGGTGGATCCGTCAGTCGATCATGCAGGCCTTGGCCGAGCAGTCGCGCATTGTGCGCCTTCCCTTGAACCGGGTGAGTTCTTTGAATAAAATATCGAAGACCTTTTCGGACCTCGAACAGAAATTTCAACGCGAACCCCTGCCGGAGGAAATGGCCGAAGTGATCGGTGTTTCCGCACAGGATGTGCAGGATAATCTGAAAGTCGCAGGCCGTCATGTGTCGATGGACGCACCCTTTGCGCAAGGAGAAGACAACAACAGTCTGCTCGATGTGTTGAGCGACACCAACGAAGCGCGGCCGGATGCCGGGCTGCTCTCCGATTCACTTATCGAAGAAGTTCAGCGGGCGCTTTCAACGTTGCCTGCGCGCGAATCGGAAGTGTTGGGAATGTACTTTGGTTTGAACAGCACAGAAGCCATGACCCTCGAGGAAATCGGCGAGAAGTTTAACCTGACGCGTGAGCGTGTACGCCAGATCAAAGAGAAAGCTACCCGTCGGCTGAAAAATGCCGCGAGAAGCAAAACATTGAAATCGTACTTGGGATAA
- a CDS encoding aldose epimerase family protein produces the protein MRKYLLYLPVGLAIMLMTNSCKPKTDQPAETQAVDSAAHGPTVSEAPYGTLPDGTAVTLYTLKNTQGTEMTVTNYGGLITTLKTADKNGTFEDIVLGYDSLQGYLKASPFFGALVGRYGNRIAKGKFTLDGKTYSLAVNNGPNALHGGLKGFDKVVWTATPSSTADGAALKLTYLAKDMEEGYPGNLQVEVNYTLTNANELKIDYKATTDKKTVLNLTQHTYFNLSGNTKTDILGHTLTLAASKFVPVDKGLIPTGKLQDVKGTPFDFLTPHKVGERINDDKDPQIKMGGGYDHCWVLDKTGSGLTPAATVYDSASGRFLEAFTTEPGVQFYTGNFLDGSITGKHNTVYAKRYGLCLETEHFPDSPNQPQFPTTVLNPGETYTSQTVFKFSTK, from the coding sequence ATGAGAAAATACCTGCTTTATTTGCCTGTAGGCCTTGCCATAATGCTTATGACGAATTCGTGCAAACCCAAAACGGACCAACCCGCCGAAACCCAAGCGGTCGACTCGGCAGCCCATGGTCCCACCGTTAGCGAGGCCCCCTATGGCACGCTGCCCGACGGCACCGCCGTGACCTTGTACACGTTGAAGAACACCCAAGGCACGGAAATGACCGTGACCAACTACGGCGGCCTGATCACCACCCTGAAAACCGCCGACAAGAACGGCACGTTTGAAGACATCGTGCTTGGTTATGATTCCCTTCAGGGCTATCTGAAAGCCTCTCCTTTTTTTGGCGCACTGGTGGGCCGCTACGGCAACCGCATCGCCAAAGGAAAATTCACCCTCGATGGCAAAACTTATAGCCTGGCCGTTAACAACGGCCCCAACGCCCTTCACGGTGGACTGAAAGGGTTCGACAAGGTCGTGTGGACCGCTACCCCTTCCTCCACGGCCGACGGTGCTGCACTTAAGCTCACCTACCTCGCCAAGGATATGGAAGAGGGCTACCCCGGCAACCTGCAGGTGGAAGTGAACTACACGCTCACCAACGCCAACGAACTGAAGATCGACTACAAGGCCACCACCGACAAGAAAACAGTGTTGAATCTGACCCAACACACCTACTTCAATTTATCGGGCAACACCAAAACCGACATCCTGGGCCACACGCTCACGCTGGCCGCTTCCAAATTTGTTCCCGTAGACAAAGGCCTCATCCCCACCGGAAAGTTACAAGATGTGAAAGGCACGCCCTTCGATTTTCTGACACCCCACAAAGTGGGCGAGCGCATTAACGACGACAAAGATCCCCAGATCAAAATGGGCGGTGGCTACGACCACTGCTGGGTGCTCGACAAAACCGGATCCGGCCTCACTCCCGCCGCCACAGTCTACGACTCCGCCAGTGGCCGCTTCCTGGAAGCGTTCACCACCGAGCCCGGGGTTCAATTCTATACTGGAAATTTCCTGGACGGCTCGATCACCGGCAAACACAACACCGTCTATGCCAAGCGTTATGGCCTCTGCCTGGAAACGGAACACTTTCCGGATTCGCCAAATCAACCTCAGTTCCCCACCACGGTGTTGAACCCGGGTGAAACGTATACTTCTCAGACCGTCTTCAAGTTCTCGACAAAATAA
- a CDS encoding glycoside hydrolase family 172 protein, translated as MKKITSLMALSFLAASVMAQSSNFNGLEMNLGNLSRLSNAKTRSISTENPTGEPGKGGTATLEQGSARNAARDLGQGWKVNPFVVIEPGQTYTMAEITGSGAIQHIWITPTGNWRYSILRFYWDDEKEPSIEVPVGDFFGMGWGEYAHLNSQAVTVNPGSAFNCYWSMPFRKKCKITMENIAAEKMTLYYQVDYTLTDVPADAAYLHAQFRRSNPTKGSLFTLIDGVKGKGHYVGTYLAWGVNNNGWWGEGEIKFFMDGDTKFPTIAGTGTEDYFCGSYNFENRKTHQYQEFSTAYTGLHQVIRPDGVYTSQQRFGLYRWHIMDPIRFEKDLKVTIQDLGWRSEGRYLPQQSDISAVVYWYQTEPHAPFPKLPAKNDLEVN; from the coding sequence ATGAAAAAAATTACCAGCCTTATGGCGCTGTCCTTCCTGGCCGCGTCCGTCATGGCGCAGTCCTCTAATTTCAATGGGCTCGAGATGAACCTGGGCAATCTCTCGCGCTTGTCCAATGCAAAAACGCGTTCCATCAGCACCGAGAATCCCACGGGCGAACCGGGCAAAGGTGGCACCGCCACATTGGAGCAGGGGAGTGCCCGCAATGCGGCGCGCGATCTGGGACAGGGATGGAAGGTGAATCCTTTCGTGGTGATCGAGCCGGGCCAGACCTACACCATGGCGGAGATCACCGGCTCGGGCGCCATACAACACATCTGGATCACGCCCACGGGCAACTGGCGTTACTCCATTCTTCGCTTTTATTGGGACGATGAAAAAGAGCCCTCCATCGAAGTGCCCGTCGGCGATTTCTTTGGCATGGGATGGGGTGAGTATGCCCACCTGAATTCGCAGGCCGTCACGGTCAACCCCGGCAGCGCATTCAATTGCTATTGGTCGATGCCCTTCCGCAAAAAATGCAAGATCACCATGGAGAACATCGCTGCCGAGAAGATGACGCTGTACTATCAGGTGGACTACACGCTCACCGACGTGCCGGCAGACGCCGCCTATCTTCATGCCCAATTCCGTCGCAGCAATCCCACCAAGGGCTCGCTCTTCACGCTCATTGACGGTGTGAAAGGCAAGGGACACTATGTGGGCACCTACCTCGCCTGGGGCGTGAACAACAATGGCTGGTGGGGCGAAGGCGAGATCAAATTCTTCATGGACGGCGACACGAAATTTCCCACCATCGCCGGCACCGGCACGGAAGATTATTTCTGCGGCTCCTATAATTTCGAAAACCGGAAGACGCACCAATACCAGGAATTCTCCACGGCCTACACCGGGCTTCACCAGGTCATCCGCCCCGACGGGGTCTACACCTCACAGCAACGTTTTGGTTTGTATCGCTGGCACATCATGGATCCCATCCGGTTTGAAAAAGATTTGAAGGTGACCATCCAAGACCTGGGCTGGCGCAGCGAAGGACGCTACTTGCCACAACAGTCCGACATCAGCGCGGTGGTCTACTGGTATCAAACCGAACCCCATGCACCCTTTCCAAAGCTGCCGGCGAAGAACGATCTGGAAGTCAATTGA
- a CDS encoding glycoside hydrolase family 2 TIM barrel-domain containing protein, translated as MKHIFKTIPFLAFCFALTLLSCAKKEKPADTATVADTVKTVREVWTKEQANAWYTQWGWLRGSDFIPSTAINQLEMWQAESFDTATINRELGWAESIGMNSMRVYLHHLAWEVDPAGFKDRMNTYLTIADKHHISTLFVFLDDCWNPEYQSGKQPEPKTGIHNSGWVRDPGPRIFADTTHTTFDSTQLATLEKYTKDVLTHFKDDKRIVLWDLYNEPGNSNNKNKSLPLLEKMFQWGREVNPSQPLSSGVWAGDLVDLNKYQLANSDVITYHNYDVPEEHKKLIDSLKAYGRPLICTEYMARTRGSLFSNVMPMLKAENIGAYNWGFVSGKTNTIYAWSAPMPKGGEPKLWFHDIFRKDGKPYKKDEVALIKSLTGKN; from the coding sequence ATGAAGCATATCTTTAAAACCATTCCCTTCCTCGCATTTTGTTTTGCATTAACCCTGTTGTCGTGCGCGAAAAAAGAAAAGCCGGCCGACACCGCGACAGTAGCTGACACCGTGAAGACCGTGCGCGAGGTGTGGACGAAAGAACAAGCCAACGCCTGGTATACCCAATGGGGCTGGCTGCGCGGCAGCGACTTCATACCCAGCACGGCCATCAACCAATTGGAAATGTGGCAGGCCGAATCGTTCGACACGGCCACGATCAACCGCGAGTTGGGATGGGCGGAGTCCATCGGCATGAACTCGATGCGCGTCTACCTGCACCACCTGGCGTGGGAAGTGGATCCCGCAGGTTTTAAGGACCGCATGAACACCTACCTCACCATCGCCGACAAACATCACATCTCCACGTTGTTTGTGTTCCTCGACGACTGCTGGAATCCCGAATACCAATCCGGCAAACAACCCGAACCCAAAACCGGCATTCACAATTCCGGCTGGGTCCGCGACCCCGGCCCGCGCATCTTCGCCGACACCACACACACCACATTTGACTCCACACAACTGGCCACACTTGAGAAGTACACCAAAGACGTGCTCACGCATTTCAAAGATGACAAGCGCATCGTGCTGTGGGATCTGTATAACGAACCGGGCAACAGCAACAACAAAAATAAATCGCTGCCCCTACTAGAAAAGATGTTTCAATGGGGACGTGAAGTAAATCCTTCGCAGCCTTTGTCGTCTGGCGTGTGGGCTGGCGATTTGGTTGACCTGAATAAATATCAGCTGGCCAACTCCGACGTGATCACCTATCACAACTATGACGTGCCCGAAGAGCATAAAAAACTGATCGACAGTCTGAAGGCCTATGGACGCCCTTTGATTTGCACGGAGTATATGGCGCGTACGCGGGGCAGCTTATTCAGCAACGTCATGCCTATGCTGAAAGCGGAAAATATTGGAGCGTATAACTGGGGATTTGTTTCCGGAAAGACCAACACGATCTATGCGTGGAGTGCGCCGATGCCAAAAGGAGGCGAGCCTAAATTGTGGTTTCATGATATTTTCAGGAAGGACGGCAAGCCGTATAAGAAGGATGAAGTGGCTTTGATAAAGTCTTTGACGGGGAAGAATTGA
- a CDS encoding cold-shock protein produces MQGTVKFFNETKGFGFITPSDSSEDIFVHVSGLVDEIRENDQVQYDEERGKKGMNAVNVTVLN; encoded by the coding sequence ATGCAAGGAACAGTGAAATTTTTTAATGAAACCAAAGGTTTTGGATTCATTACGCCCTCAGATTCAAGTGAAGACATTTTTGTACACGTATCAGGCCTCGTTGATGAGATCCGTGAAAACGATCAGGTTCAATATGATGAAGAAAGAGGTAAGAAAGGCATGAATGCCGTGAACGTTACCGTATTGAACTAA
- a CDS encoding LytR/AlgR family response regulator transcription factor has translation MKDSVAELPSHPSFRPGRRISEFLRAPFPYYLNDDRKNTFLIAGIALFVLVFMIVFRPYSAKIFLVSSVVFVVMWSNVVLLPKIFPATFDPSNWTVGKYIVFSLWQLSLDGFFIALSLELLDIHPAVSFGQKLLLIYPNVLSQAVIPQAIATLLLRNNLLQENLRHAMKANQELEKIRVIREDVEHIHPNLVTIYSDTRESLQFLFSNLLYVEASENYSTLYWKNGQAVENRMLRINLKNVESQLDNHFTIRCHRSFLVNINAIAHVTGNANGYKLAIKGTGVTVPVSRSKGKEVMERIEQLRNVFELN, from the coding sequence ATGAAAGACTCTGTCGCAGAACTACCCTCACACCCGTCTTTCCGACCCGGAAGACGTATCAGCGAGTTTCTCAGGGCGCCTTTCCCCTATTATCTGAACGACGACCGGAAAAATACTTTTCTCATCGCGGGCATCGCGCTGTTTGTGCTCGTTTTCATGATTGTCTTTAGACCCTATTCTGCGAAGATCTTCCTGGTGAGCTCCGTCGTCTTTGTTGTGATGTGGAGTAATGTTGTTCTTCTCCCCAAGATATTTCCCGCCACCTTCGACCCCTCGAACTGGACCGTGGGCAAATACATCGTGTTTTCATTGTGGCAATTGTCATTGGATGGTTTCTTTATCGCGCTCTCGCTCGAATTGCTGGATATCCACCCCGCCGTTTCCTTTGGACAGAAACTCCTCCTGATCTATCCCAACGTGCTAAGCCAGGCCGTCATCCCCCAGGCTATTGCCACCCTCTTGCTTCGAAACAATCTCTTACAAGAAAATTTGCGTCATGCGATGAAAGCCAACCAGGAGTTGGAGAAGATCCGGGTGATCCGGGAAGACGTGGAGCATATTCACCCCAACCTCGTGACCATTTATTCGGATACGCGGGAGTCGCTGCAGTTTCTTTTTTCGAATCTTCTTTATGTGGAAGCCAGCGAGAACTATTCCACGCTCTATTGGAAAAACGGGCAAGCCGTCGAGAACCGGATGCTGCGGATCAACCTGAAGAATGTGGAGAGCCAGTTGGACAATCATTTTACGATCCGTTGTCACCGGTCGTTCCTGGTCAACATTAACGCCATCGCGCATGTGACGGGAAACGCTAACGGGTATAAGCTGGCCATCAAGGGCACGGGCGTTACCGTTCCGGTGTCGCGATCGAAGGGCAAAGAGGTGATGGAGCGGATCGAGCAGCTCCGAAACGTGTTTGAGCTCAATTAG